The following are from one region of the Prionailurus bengalensis isolate Pbe53 chromosome A2, Fcat_Pben_1.1_paternal_pri, whole genome shotgun sequence genome:
- the LOC122488455 gene encoding olfactory receptor 2F1-like, translating to MRRDNLTWESEFLLLGLSRDRQTQAGLFVLFAAAYLLTLLSNRLIILLIGLDARLHLPMYFFLCNLSVVDICHTSSGVPQMLVHFLLEKKTISFTQCGTQLFFSLALGGTEFLLLAAMAYGHYMAVCAPLCSIAVVSWLIGLVSSVVETVVMMYLPTRGYMC from the coding sequence ATGAGGAGGGACAACCTGACCTGGGAAAGTGAGTTTCTCCTCCTGGGGCTCTCCAGGGACAGGCAGACCCAGGCTGGACTCTTTGTCCTGTTTGCGGCCGCCTATCTGCTGACCCTGCTGAGCAACAGGCTCATCATCCTCCTGATCGGGCTGGACGCGCGGCTGCACCtgcccatgtacttcttcctctgcAACCTCTCAGTGGTGGACATCTGCCACACCTCTAGTGGGGTCCCCCAGATGCTGGTGCACTTCCTCCTGGAGAAGAAGACCATCTccttcacccaatgtgggactcagcTCTTCTTCTCACTGGCCCTGGGGGGTACTGAGTTCCTGCTGCTGGCTGCTATGGCCTATGGCCACTACATGGCTGTCTGTGCCCCCCTGTGCTCCATAGCAGTGGTCTCTTGGCTTATAGGCCTAGTGAGTTCCGTGGTGGAGACAGTGGTCATGATGTACCTGCCCACCCGTGGGTACATGTGCTGA
- the LOC122486499 gene encoding olfactory receptor 2F1-like, with protein MRRDNLTWESEFVLLGLSSDRQTQAGLFVLFAAAYLLTLLGNGLIILLIGLDARLHLPMYFFLCNLSVVDICYTSSGVPQMLVHFLLEKKTISFTQCGTQLFFSLALGGTEFLLLAAMAYDRYVAVCDPLRYVAVMSPRCCTGLAAVSWLVGLVNSTVETVVTMRLPTCGHHVLNHVACETLALVRLACVDITLNQVVILASSVVVLLVPCCLVSLSYTYIVAAILRIRSTGGRRKAFGTCASHLTVVSMSYGMALVIYMQPHSTASAEQDKVVMLFYVVMTPMLNTLIYSLRNNEMKAALSRVLMRSSESKL; from the coding sequence ATGAGGAGGGACAACCTGACCTGGGAAAGTGAGTTTGTCCTCCTGGGGCTCTCCAGCGACAGGCAGACCCAGGCTGGACTCTTTGTCCTGTTTGCGGCCGCCTATCTGCTGACCCTGCTGGGCAACGGGCTCATCATCCTCCTGATCGGGCTGGACGCACGGCTGCACCtgcccatgtacttcttcctctgcAACCTCTCAGTGGTGGACATCTGCTACACCTCTAGTGGGGTCCCCCAGATGCTGGTGCACTTCCTCCTGGAGAAGAAGACCATCTccttcacccaatgtgggactcagcTCTTCTTCTCACTGGCCCTGGGGGGTACCGAGTTCCTGCTGCTGGCCGctatggcctatgaccgctacgTGGCTGTCTGTGACCCCCTGCGCTACGTGGCAGTGATGAGCCCGAGGTGCTGCACAGGCCTGGCAGCTGTCTCTTGGCTTGTAGGCCTGGTGAATTCTACAGTGGAGACGGTGGTCACCATGCGTCTGCCTACCTGTGGGCACCATGTGCTGAACCATGTGGCCTGTGAGACGCTGGCACTCGTCCGCCTGGCCTGCGTGGACATCACCCTCAACCAGGTGGTCATACTGGCCTCCAGCGTGGTGGTGCTGCTGGTGCCATGCTGCCTCGTCTCACTGTCCTATACCTACATCGTGGCAGCCATCCTGCGGATCCGCTCCACTGGGGGACGCCGCAAGGCCTTCGGGACCTGTGCCTCCCACCTCACCGTGGTCTCCATGTCTTACGGGATGGCCCTGGTCATCTACATGCAGCCCCACTCCACAGCCTCAGCCGAGCAGGACAAGGTGGTGATGCTCTTTTATGTTGTGATGACCCCCATGTTGAATACGCTCATCTACAGTCTACGGAACAACGAGATGAAAGCTGCTCTGAGTCGAGTTCTGATGAGGAGTTCTGAATCAAAACTTTAG
- the LOC122488353 gene encoding olfactory receptor 10AC1 — translation MDSPSNATMPCGFLLQGFSEFPHLRPVLFLLLLAVHLATLGGNLLILVAVASVPSPPPMLLFLCQLSAIELCYTLVVVPRSLADLATPGLGGGSPISFLGCAVQMQMFVALGGAECFLLATMAYDRYVAICHPLRYTAVVTPGLCARLALACCLGGLAVSVGLTVAIFHLPFCGSRLLVHFFCDITALLDLACTRSYADELPLLGTCLVLLLLPSLLILSSYGAIAATLRRLHSPRGRYKAASTCASHLAVTFLHYGCATFMYVRPKASYSPRRDRTLALIYTNITPLLYPLIYSLRNREITTAIRRVLGQGRQGQGLCEP, via the coding sequence ATGGACAGCCCCAGCAATGCCACCATGCCCTGTGGCTTTCTCCTTCAGGGCTTCTCTGAGTTCCCGCACCTAAGGCCGGTGCTCTTCTTGTTGCTGCTAGCCGTGCACCTGGCCACCCTGGGCGGGAACCTGCTCATCCTGGTGGCCGTGGCCTCAGTGCCCAGCCCACCACCCATGCTGCTCTTCCTGTGCCAGCTGTCAGCCATCGAGCTCTGTTACACTCTGGTGGTGGTGCCCCGCTCCCTGGCTGACCTGGCCACGCCAGGCCTTGGCGGGGGCAGCCCCATCTCCTTCCTGGGCTGCGCAGTTCAGATGCAGATGTTCGTGGCGCTGGGTGGGGCCGAGTGCTTCCTGCTGGCCACCATGGCCTATGACCGTTACGTGGCCATCTGCCATCCGCTGCGCTACACCGCAGTGGTGACCCCAGGGCTGTGCGCAAGGCTGGCCCTGGCCTGCTGTCTCGGGGGACTGGCAGTGTCCGTGGGGCTCACAGTGGCCATCTTTCACCTGCCTTTCTGCGGCTCCCGCCTACTGGTGCATTTCTTCTGCGACATCACGGCGCTGCTGGACCTGGCTTGCACACGGAGCTACGCCGACGAGCTTCCCCTGCTGGGCACCTGCCtcgtgctgctgctgctgccctcgCTGCTCATCCTGTCCTCCTACGGAGCCATCGCCGCCACCCTGCGTCGCCTGCACTCCCCCAGGGGCCGGTACAAGGCTGCCTCCACCTGCGCCTCGCACCTGGCCGTCACTTTCCTGCACTATGGCTGTGCCACCTTCATGTATGTGCGGCCCAAGGCCAGCTACTCCCCACGGCGGGACCGCACGCTGGCACTCATCTACACCAACATCACACCGCTGCTGTACCCGCTCATCTACAGCCTGCGCAACCGCGAGATCACCACCGCCATCCGCCGggtgctggggcaggggcggCAGGGACAAGGTCTGTGTGAGCCCTGA